A genomic window from Massilia sp. METH4 includes:
- a CDS encoding YfiR family protein — protein MTPFAIDPCRPAARTCRPAWPGWLAALLALALLCVALSCAAVGQPAAPLAPNLERSVKAAYLFKFLGYVEFLAKESTEAGSPLVVGVLGADDVAAELARITAGRTVNGRPVAVRSLREGEPMAGVQMLYAGTANDLPKVLRSAAQNGALGVADDENGLQQGAVINFRIVEDRVRFEVSLPAAERSNLKLSSRLLSVAWHVQKGN, from the coding sequence ATGACGCCTTTCGCGATCGACCCTTGCCGCCCGGCGGCGCGCACCTGCCGGCCCGCCTGGCCGGGCTGGCTGGCGGCCTTGCTGGCGCTGGCCCTGCTGTGCGTGGCGCTCAGCTGCGCGGCCGTGGGCCAGCCGGCGGCGCCGCTGGCGCCGAACCTGGAGCGCAGCGTGAAGGCGGCCTATCTGTTCAAGTTCCTCGGCTACGTGGAATTCCTGGCAAAGGAGAGCACGGAAGCGGGCAGCCCGCTGGTCGTGGGCGTGCTGGGCGCCGACGACGTGGCCGCCGAACTGGCGCGCATCACGGCCGGGCGCACGGTCAACGGCCGGCCGGTGGCCGTGCGCAGCCTGCGCGAGGGCGAGCCGATGGCCGGGGTGCAGATGCTGTATGCCGGCACGGCCAACGACTTGCCGAAGGTATTGCGCAGCGCCGCGCAGAACGGCGCGCTCGGCGTGGCCGACGACGAGAACGGGCTGCAGCAGGGTGCCGTCATCAATTTCCGCATCGTGGAAGACCGCGTGCGCTTCGAGGTATCGCTGCCTGCCGCCGAACGCAGCAACCTGAAACTGAGTTC